From Terriglobia bacterium, one genomic window encodes:
- a CDS encoding glycosyltransferase translates to MVDIIIPARNEEDCLGRCLQSLVAQQGISFKIKVVDDGSTDRTRAIAESFSGVRVLSAGELKPGMTGKVNALVTGAAGSTAEWLLFTDADTFHYPGSLAASVREAESRKVDLFSYSPEQETASWWELAVMPLVFADLVRIYSSERINDPADPTVAANGQYILVRREVYEALGGHGVLPLNVLEDIELAKSFKVSGHRIWFGYGAGRVRTRMYRTFSAMWEGWSKGLAILFRRPVLLAARRALEFIAIALLLGAGLGMVVLDKFESGAVFLAIGTIFYLIFLFRIRQAHFPWKANLMAFIGLPIYVSLLLRSHLHFNRRGELTWKGRTYLQSAPKAVADSSTRKGDLR, encoded by the coding sequence ATGGTCGACATCATCATTCCCGCACGGAATGAGGAGGATTGCCTTGGCCGGTGCCTTCAGTCGCTTGTGGCCCAGCAGGGCATCTCCTTTAAAATCAAAGTGGTAGACGATGGATCGACAGACCGAACCCGGGCCATTGCGGAATCATTTTCCGGGGTGCGAGTGCTGAGCGCGGGCGAACTTAAGCCGGGAATGACGGGGAAAGTTAATGCGCTTGTCACCGGGGCGGCCGGAAGCACTGCCGAATGGTTGCTGTTCACTGACGCCGATACCTTCCACTACCCGGGATCGCTGGCAGCTTCCGTGCGTGAAGCTGAGAGCCGCAAAGTCGATCTGTTCTCATACTCGCCTGAGCAGGAAACCGCCTCATGGTGGGAGCTGGCGGTAATGCCGCTGGTTTTTGCCGATCTTGTGCGGATCTATTCGTCGGAAAGAATCAACGATCCCGCAGACCCCACGGTGGCGGCGAACGGGCAATACATCCTGGTTCGGCGCGAGGTATATGAAGCTCTTGGAGGCCATGGAGTGCTGCCGCTCAATGTGCTTGAAGACATTGAGTTAGCAAAAAGTTTTAAAGTATCAGGTCATAGAATCTGGTTTGGCTATGGTGCGGGACGGGTGCGCACCAGAATGTACCGTACATTTAGCGCCATGTGGGAAGGATGGTCGAAGGGCCTGGCGATTCTTTTCCGTCGGCCAGTATTGCTGGCAGCAAGGCGTGCGCTTGAGTTCATTGCGATTGCGCTCCTGCTCGGAGCCGGGCTTGGCATGGTGGTCCTAGACAAATTCGAGAGTGGAGCAGTGTTCCTGGCGATAGGGACGATTTTCTATCTGATTTTTCTTTTCCGAATTCGTCAGGCGCATTTCCCCTGGAAGGCTAACCTCATGGCCTTCATAGGGTTACCGATTTATGTGTCACTTTTGTTGCGGTCACACCTCCATTTCAATCGGCGGGGCGAGTTAACATGGAAGGGGCGGACGTACTTACAATCTGCACCTAAGGCAGTTGCGGATTCATCTACTCGAAAAGGCGATCTGCGCTAA
- a CDS encoding 6-carboxytetrahydropterin synthase, whose amino-acid sequence MVYLTRKAEFSASHYYHNPEFTPEENQRIFGKCNNPHGHGHNYTLEVTVKGNVDQRSGFVVDLKELKEIMNREVIEAMDHRFLNKEVADFKDQIPTTENLAISIWRRLEPKLNLAELHRVRVYETPDLFVDFYGEA is encoded by the coding sequence ATGGTTTATTTGACAAGGAAAGCGGAGTTTTCAGCGTCGCATTACTACCACAATCCGGAATTCACCCCGGAGGAAAACCAGCGCATTTTTGGCAAGTGCAACAATCCGCACGGCCATGGACACAATTACACGCTGGAAGTTACGGTAAAGGGCAATGTGGACCAGCGGTCTGGATTTGTGGTGGACCTGAAAGAATTAAAGGAGATCATGAACCGCGAGGTGATTGAGGCAATGGACCATCGCTTCCTTAACAAGGAAGTTGCCGATTTCAAAGATCAGATTCCCACGACCGAAAATCTGGCCATTAGCATCTGGCGACGCCTCGAGCCCAAGCTTAATTTGGCCGAACTGCATCGCGTCCGCGTGTATGAAACACCGGATCTGTTTGTGGATTTTTACGGAGAAGCATGA
- a CDS encoding 6-carboxytetrahydropterin synthase — MKAYLTRRYLFSASHRLHCVEMSDAENKAVYGKCNNPHGHGHNYSVEVTVSGRVDPRTGMVCNLVDLDSFVHEKILERFDHQNLNTLAEFQTTVPTTENLCVEVFDILERDFHHAEVEKVRIEETMLNSFEYAGGREIRY; from the coding sequence ATGAAAGCCTACCTGACCAGAAGATATCTGTTCTCGGCGTCGCACCGGCTGCATTGCGTGGAAATGTCAGACGCGGAGAATAAGGCCGTCTATGGTAAGTGCAACAATCCACACGGTCATGGCCACAATTATTCAGTTGAAGTCACGGTTTCTGGCCGGGTTGACCCGCGAACGGGCATGGTTTGTAACCTGGTTGATCTCGATTCTTTTGTGCATGAAAAAATCCTGGAACGTTTTGATCACCAGAACCTCAATACATTGGCGGAATTTCAAACCACCGTGCCGACCACGGAAAACCTGTGCGTTGAAGTCTTCGATATTCTGGAAAGGGACTTTCACCATGCAGAGGTCGAAAAGGTTCGTATTGAGGAAACCATGCTCAATTCCTTTGAATACGCCGGGGGCAGGGAAATCCGCTACTAG
- the folE gene encoding GTP cyclohydrolase I FolE, with the protein MKKFDEASPVSAVSTQELLRELLVRLGEDPSRDGLLRTPERMQKSLEYLTKGYDQDADKVLRGALFDVPYDEMVIVKDVEMFSLCEHHMLPFFGKVHVAYIPNGKVLGLSKIPRLVDIFARRLQVQERLTVQIAETIQNAINPQGVGVVIEARHLCVMMRGVEKQHSAAVTSHMLGTFRTAQNTREEFLSLIRNGKNGNSF; encoded by the coding sequence GTGAAGAAATTTGACGAAGCCTCGCCGGTATCCGCAGTCAGCACGCAGGAGTTACTGCGTGAACTGCTGGTGCGCCTGGGTGAGGATCCCAGCCGTGACGGCCTTTTGCGAACGCCGGAGCGCATGCAGAAGTCTCTGGAATATCTGACCAAGGGCTATGACCAGGATGCGGACAAGGTCCTGCGGGGCGCACTCTTTGACGTGCCTTATGATGAAATGGTCATCGTTAAAGACGTTGAGATGTTCAGCCTGTGCGAGCACCACATGTTGCCGTTTTTTGGCAAAGTCCACGTTGCCTATATCCCAAACGGCAAGGTCCTGGGATTGAGCAAGATTCCCCGGCTGGTCGATATCTTTGCCCGCCGCCTGCAGGTGCAGGAACGCCTGACCGTGCAAATTGCTGAAACCATCCAGAACGCTATCAATCCTCAGGGCGTCGGCGTTGTGATTGAAGCGCGCCATCTGTGCGTGATGATGCGCGGCGTGGAAAAGCAGCATTCCGCTGCTGTAACTTCGCATATGCTGGGCACTTTCCGCACCGCGCAGAATACGCGAGAAGAGTTTCTTTCCCTGATACGCAACGGTAAAAACGGAAATTCGTTCTAA
- a CDS encoding SDR family NAD(P)-dependent oxidoreductase, whose translation MPATNVVQNPVAVITGGGSGIGLAMARIFAASGYSVVITGRDAKRLQKAAATISEKKQVAGIPCDVRNPASVEKLFREIGKQHSVIDVLINNAGVAHALAPVDQLSIETWKEVIDTNLTGTFLVTRAALPLMRAGGTIVNNLSVAALQPFAGMAAYNASKFGALGFTHALREDLHKRGIRVLALLPGATDTDIWSQFWPDAPKEKMISAETVAQAVLHAVSAPANTAIEEIRIGPAAGVL comes from the coding sequence ATGCCGGCAACGAATGTCGTGCAAAATCCAGTCGCGGTCATTACCGGCGGCGGCAGCGGCATTGGCCTGGCGATGGCCCGTATTTTCGCAGCGAGCGGCTATTCAGTGGTCATCACCGGCCGGGACGCGAAGCGCCTTCAGAAAGCCGCCGCGACGATCTCTGAAAAAAAACAAGTTGCCGGCATTCCCTGTGACGTCCGAAATCCTGCGTCAGTGGAAAAGCTTTTCCGCGAAATCGGCAAACAGCACTCCGTGATCGACGTGCTGATCAACAATGCTGGAGTAGCTCACGCGCTTGCGCCAGTGGATCAGCTATCGATTGAAACCTGGAAAGAAGTCATCGATACGAACCTGACTGGCACATTCCTAGTCACGCGAGCGGCCCTGCCGTTGATGCGCGCGGGTGGAACCATTGTGAACAATCTTTCGGTTGCGGCGTTGCAGCCGTTCGCCGGCATGGCCGCTTACAATGCGTCGAAGTTTGGCGCTCTGGGTTTCACGCACGCATTGCGTGAAGACCTGCACAAGCGTGGCATCCGCGTTCTTGCGTTGCTGCCGGGCGCCACGGACACCGACATCTGGAGCCAGTTCTGGCCGGACGCACCAAAAGAAAAGATGATCTCGGCTGAAACCGTGGCGCAGGCGGTGCTGCATGCCGTTTCAGCTCCTGCGAACACCGCCATTGAAGAGATTCGCATTGGGCCAGCTGCGGGGGTGCTCTAG
- a CDS encoding rhomboid family intramembrane serine protease — MFPIRDDAPRSTTPFINYFLIVLNIAIFLFELSLQVSGGPRARADFEMQFAFVPDHVAAWMKGYLPASVAFVPFLSSMFLHASLPHVLLNMWGLAIFGDNVEDRLGHFRYLAFYLVCGLAAGVTHLIFNFTSTVPTVGASGAIAGVMGAYLVLYPRARVLTWWGFFVFWLPAWLVLGYWLIINLLSGAALSLSESKGPVGGVAFWAHVGGFVAGMLLIQLVPTRKNVYAFEDY, encoded by the coding sequence ATGTTCCCCATCCGAGACGACGCTCCCCGATCGACAACACCGTTTATCAACTACTTTCTTATCGTACTCAACATTGCGATTTTTCTTTTTGAATTGTCACTGCAGGTCTCCGGAGGACCCCGCGCCCGGGCCGACTTTGAAATGCAATTTGCGTTTGTTCCGGATCACGTAGCTGCCTGGATGAAAGGGTATCTGCCTGCGTCAGTTGCTTTTGTTCCCTTTCTCAGCTCCATGTTTCTTCATGCTTCCCTGCCTCATGTGCTGCTGAATATGTGGGGGCTGGCGATTTTCGGAGACAACGTTGAAGACCGTCTTGGTCATTTTCGTTATCTGGCCTTTTACCTTGTGTGCGGCTTGGCTGCCGGCGTCACGCATTTGATTTTCAATTTCACTTCCACAGTGCCCACCGTTGGCGCCAGCGGCGCGATTGCCGGCGTTATGGGAGCTTATCTGGTCCTTTATCCGCGGGCGCGCGTGCTAACGTGGTGGGGATTTTTTGTCTTCTGGCTGCCCGCGTGGCTGGTGCTGGGATACTGGCTCATCATCAACCTCTTGAGTGGCGCAGCTTTGTCATTATCGGAGTCCAAAGGACCTGTGGGCGGCGTGGCGTTTTGGGCGCATGTCGGCGGATTTGTGGCCGGAATGTTGTTGATCCAGCTCGTGCCTACGCGAAAAAACGTGTATGCCTTTGAAGATTACTGA
- the truB gene encoding tRNA pseudouridine(55) synthase TruB: MDAVLIVDKPAGMTSHDVVARVRRIVGEKSVGHLGTLDPMATGVLPLVLGRFTRLAQFYNEADKRYEGTIRFGWATDTYDAEGQPAGLKQSVELSLEQVQAAAGEFIGEISQYPPPFSAKKIAGIPAHRLARKGQPVELKPKQVEIKTLEFYDCDGETVCFHAWVSSGTYLRSLAHDLGKKLGCGGHLAALKRTAVREFTIDEAHSLEQLEQAQASNTLDDLFLHPRLVLPEFPAVVASPESAARIRHGGAVNLPEFSKAAIVRVFAGQRELLAIARRVAGTLFQPKVVLCG; encoded by the coding sequence GTGGACGCTGTATTGATCGTCGACAAACCGGCTGGAATGACTTCGCATGACGTGGTGGCGCGCGTGCGCCGCATCGTCGGTGAAAAGTCCGTGGGCCATCTTGGCACGCTCGATCCCATGGCGACCGGCGTGCTGCCGCTGGTCCTTGGCCGCTTTACCCGCTTGGCGCAGTTTTATAACGAGGCCGACAAGCGCTACGAAGGAACCATTCGGTTTGGCTGGGCGACCGACACTTACGACGCGGAAGGCCAGCCTGCGGGCCTTAAACAATCTGTCGAGCTCTCATTGGAGCAGGTGCAAGCCGCTGCCGGGGAGTTTATTGGCGAAATTTCTCAGTATCCGCCGCCATTTTCCGCCAAGAAAATTGCCGGCATCCCCGCGCATCGGCTGGCGCGCAAAGGGCAGCCAGTAGAGCTTAAGCCCAAGCAAGTCGAAATCAAAACGTTGGAGTTCTATGATTGCGACGGCGAGACAGTTTGCTTCCACGCCTGGGTCAGTTCGGGAACATATTTGCGATCACTGGCGCATGATCTTGGAAAAAAGCTGGGATGCGGAGGACATCTGGCCGCGCTTAAACGGACGGCTGTCCGTGAATTCACGATCGACGAAGCGCACAGCCTGGAACAACTGGAACAAGCCCAGGCGAGCAACACACTTGACGATCTCTTTCTCCATCCCCGGCTGGTGCTGCCGGAATTTCCCGCCGTCGTTGCGTCGCCTGAAAGTGCGGCCAGAATCCGCCACGGCGGCGCGGTCAACCTGCCGGAATTCAGCAAAGCAGCCATCGTCAGAGTGTTTGCTGGGCAAAGGGAACTGCTGGCAATCGCCCGAAGAGTCGCGGGGACGCTATTCCAACCTAAAGTAGTACTGTGCGGATAA
- a CDS encoding bifunctional nuclease family protein, translated as MEIEMKIRGLMMDPVTNMPIVVLKDIGSDTVLPIWVGVYEANAIALEIEKVSTPRPMTHDLIKNLLIGLDTHVHKIVVNELRDDTFFAVIWMEREGRVISIDSRPSDALALALRLDCPIYVEDEVLKTSKVASTAADKISSDDLRKWLEGLNDEDLGHYKM; from the coding sequence ATGGAAATAGAAATGAAAATTCGCGGATTGATGATGGATCCTGTGACCAACATGCCCATCGTCGTATTGAAGGATATTGGGAGCGATACGGTCCTGCCGATCTGGGTCGGCGTCTATGAGGCCAACGCCATCGCCCTGGAGATCGAGAAAGTCAGCACGCCACGCCCCATGACGCATGATCTGATCAAGAATCTGCTGATCGGCCTGGACACGCATGTCCACAAAATTGTGGTGAATGAGCTGCGCGACGACACATTTTTCGCCGTAATCTGGATGGAGCGTGAGGGAAGAGTCATCAGCATCGATTCCCGTCCGTCAGACGCTCTGGCGTTGGCTCTGCGTCTGGATTGCCCCATTTACGTTGAGGATGAAGTGCTCAAGACCTCCAAGGTGGCCAGCACCGCTGCGGACAAAATCTCTTCTGACGATCTGCGTAAGTGGTTGGAAGGCTTGAATGACGAGGACCTGGGTCACTACAAGATGTAG
- the miaB gene encoding tRNA (N6-isopentenyl adenosine(37)-C2)-methylthiotransferase MiaB yields MNVHDSEKVIGTLVHQGYRQVQTVEEAGLVLYNTCSIRDKAEQKVFHRLNDYKKLQSQGKKFGVLGCVAQQEGEKIFDKAPYVSLVAGSASYRNLPAMLVQIEAGDNRVTGLDDRQTDLTFETDFTARTNPHRGYITIIEGCDKFCAYCVVPYTRGKERSRTSDSVMAEARQMADLGYTDIQLLGQNVNAYADPLGKKTFAELLYAIGEIPGVRRVRFTTSHPRHFSKDIVDAIVASPRLCDHIHLPVQSGSSRVLKAMNREYTREMYLEKISWMKGAKRPLSITTDVIAGFPNETASEFEETVTLLHECQFDAVFTFKYSPRPNTPALSMIDSISDAEKSKRLQILQERQREIQRINYEKRVGQTLEVMVEGINESRGQMIGRTSQNITLNFTAPKEAVPAVGSYANVLVTRSFPNSLLGEMVYLR; encoded by the coding sequence ATGAATGTGCATGACTCTGAAAAAGTCATTGGCACGCTGGTGCATCAAGGGTACCGACAGGTCCAGACTGTCGAAGAGGCCGGACTGGTCCTTTACAACACCTGCTCCATCCGCGATAAGGCGGAACAAAAAGTTTTTCATCGCCTGAACGACTACAAGAAGCTCCAGTCACAGGGCAAGAAATTTGGCGTGCTGGGCTGTGTGGCGCAGCAGGAAGGTGAAAAGATCTTCGACAAAGCGCCCTACGTCTCGCTCGTGGCTGGCTCAGCTTCTTACCGCAACTTGCCGGCCATGCTGGTACAGATTGAGGCAGGGGACAATCGCGTAACTGGGCTGGACGATCGCCAGACCGATCTCACTTTTGAAACCGACTTCACCGCGCGCACCAACCCGCACCGGGGTTACATCACCATCATTGAAGGTTGTGATAAGTTCTGCGCCTACTGTGTGGTGCCGTACACGCGCGGCAAGGAGCGCAGCCGCACATCGGATTCAGTCATGGCCGAAGCTCGCCAGATGGCTGATCTTGGCTATACCGATATTCAACTGCTGGGCCAGAACGTAAACGCTTATGCCGATCCGCTGGGCAAGAAGACGTTTGCTGAGCTGCTGTATGCGATTGGCGAAATTCCCGGCGTTCGACGCGTGCGCTTTACCACGTCCCATCCGCGGCACTTCAGCAAGGATATTGTGGATGCCATCGTAGCCTCACCCCGCCTGTGCGACCACATTCATCTGCCGGTGCAGAGCGGATCGTCGCGTGTGCTGAAGGCCATGAACCGCGAGTACACGCGCGAAATGTATCTGGAAAAAATCTCATGGATGAAAGGCGCGAAGCGCCCGCTTTCGATCACCACGGACGTGATTGCCGGTTTCCCGAATGAGACAGCGTCCGAATTTGAGGAAACGGTTACTCTGCTGCATGAGTGCCAGTTTGACGCCGTTTTCACCTTCAAGTACTCGCCTCGTCCCAACACGCCGGCGCTGAGCATGATTGACAGCATCAGCGATGCAGAGAAGTCCAAGCGCCTGCAGATCCTGCAGGAACGCCAGCGAGAGATTCAAAGGATCAACTACGAAAAGCGAGTAGGCCAGACGCTTGAAGTAATGGTTGAAGGCATAAATGAATCACGGGGACAAATGATTGGGCGCACGTCGCAAAACATCACCCTGAACTTTACCGCGCCGAAAGAGGCCGTACCGGCCGTGGGCAGTTATGCTAACGTGCTGGTTACCAGGAGTTTCCCTAACAGTCTGTTGGGTGAAATGGTTTACTTGAGGTGA
- a CDS encoding methyltransferase domain-containing protein — MELDENASWNKKYSEGSHGSLDPDPFLLSAYDEFLFGTSPGLALDVAGGVGRHSIWLAQRGWRVKLLDISEVGIQKAQENAQSTNTSSSILTEVLDLNVVQDLGREQYDLVLVFFFLQRELFPAVISALKPGGFLIYKTYTTEQKNFAGGPSHPLFLLEPNELLHAFSSMRVLHYHETVQQRGVAELVARK; from the coding sequence ATGGAACTTGACGAAAATGCATCGTGGAACAAGAAATACAGCGAGGGCTCGCACGGCTCGCTCGATCCTGATCCGTTTCTGCTGAGCGCTTACGATGAGTTCCTTTTTGGCACATCTCCCGGCCTTGCCTTGGATGTCGCCGGCGGAGTTGGACGGCATTCGATCTGGCTGGCGCAACGCGGTTGGCGAGTGAAGCTGCTAGATATCTCAGAGGTTGGCATTCAAAAGGCACAGGAGAATGCGCAGAGCACAAATACCTCTAGTTCGATCCTTACCGAAGTCCTCGACCTGAACGTCGTGCAAGATCTCGGCCGCGAGCAATACGATCTGGTTCTTGTCTTCTTCTTTCTCCAGCGCGAGCTCTTCCCTGCCGTGATATCGGCGCTCAAGCCCGGCGGGTTCCTGATTTATAAAACCTACACAACCGAGCAGAAGAACTTTGCGGGTGGCCCCAGTCATCCCCTGTTCCTGCTTGAGCCGAATGAGTTGCTACACGCATTTTCATCGATGCGCGTGTTGCATTACCACGAGACAGTTCAGCAGCGGGGTGTGGCGGAGCTGGTGGCGAGGAAATAG
- a CDS encoding PaaI family thioesterase, translated as MAKRKISHGHAVVGKPKPRKNHCFGCGHDNPQGMRLKFSLDEDSRQAICHFKLSRKYTGPPGHAHGGIIATILDEAMGKVNKFRNVLALTASMEIKYLKPVPLGEPLTVTSAEQSVDGRRHINMAEISNAKGEVLARSTGTFIAIDPEKMFARHGVPAGIVADNEREA; from the coding sequence ATGGCAAAACGCAAAATTTCTCACGGACACGCGGTCGTCGGCAAACCCAAACCGCGCAAGAACCATTGCTTTGGCTGCGGTCACGACAATCCCCAGGGCATGCGGCTGAAGTTCTCACTGGACGAAGATTCGCGTCAAGCCATTTGCCACTTCAAGCTGTCGCGCAAATATACCGGACCTCCCGGCCACGCGCATGGCGGCATTATCGCCACCATTCTGGATGAAGCCATGGGCAAGGTGAACAAGTTTCGCAACGTGCTGGCGCTCACGGCGTCCATGGAAATCAAATATTTGAAACCTGTGCCTCTGGGCGAACCGCTTACCGTCACCAGCGCGGAGCAGAGCGTGGATGGACGACGCCACATCAACATGGCTGAGATCAGCAATGCCAAGGGTGAAGTTCTGGCGCGGAGTACAGGAACGTTCATCGCCATTGATCCGGAAAAGATGTTTGCCCGGCACGGAGTTCCAGCGGGCATCGTTGCGGATAACGAAAGAGAAGCCTGA
- the pdxS gene encoding pyridoxal 5'-phosphate synthase lyase subunit PdxS: protein MSRSRGKKEATPAKAHKPVSNGHNVTVTPNGGGTVLNGSSGLRLKTGLAEMLKGGVIMDVTDARQAEIAEKAGAAAVMALERVPAQIRAQGGVARMASPKKIREIMETVSIPVMAKCRIGHFAEAQILQALGVDYIDESEVLTPADEAHHVDKHAFQTPFVCGARNLGEALRRIAEGAAMIRTKGEAGTGDVVHAVKHMRQIMREMKTLKALSEEELYAQAKDLQAPVELVRLVAKTGKLPVPNFSAGGIATPADAALVRQLGAEAVFVGSGIFMADGLNFCEPKEAEKRAKAIVRACTHFDDPKVLLEVSEDLIGAMKGLAVAAMAEADMLQTRGW from the coding sequence ATGTCTAGATCACGGGGAAAGAAAGAAGCTACGCCGGCAAAGGCCCACAAACCTGTTTCCAACGGCCACAATGTCACGGTCACACCCAACGGCGGTGGCACCGTGCTGAACGGCAGTTCCGGATTGCGACTGAAGACCGGACTGGCAGAGATGCTCAAGGGCGGCGTGATCATGGATGTGACCGACGCTCGCCAGGCAGAGATCGCCGAAAAAGCCGGCGCTGCTGCGGTGATGGCTTTGGAGCGCGTTCCGGCCCAGATTCGCGCACAGGGTGGCGTGGCCCGTATGGCATCGCCCAAGAAGATTCGCGAGATCATGGAGACAGTTTCTATTCCGGTGATGGCCAAGTGCCGCATTGGCCATTTTGCTGAGGCGCAAATTCTTCAGGCGCTGGGCGTGGATTACATTGACGAATCCGAAGTCCTGACCCCAGCTGACGAAGCGCACCATGTGGATAAGCATGCCTTCCAGACGCCATTTGTATGCGGCGCCCGCAACCTGGGCGAAGCGCTGAGGCGCATCGCGGAGGGCGCAGCCATGATTCGTACCAAGGGCGAGGCCGGGACGGGCGACGTAGTCCATGCCGTAAAACACATGCGGCAGATCATGCGCGAAATGAAGACTTTAAAGGCACTCTCTGAAGAAGAGCTTTATGCCCAGGCCAAGGATTTGCAAGCCCCAGTTGAGCTGGTTCGACTTGTGGCAAAAACGGGCAAGCTGCCTGTGCCGAACTTCTCCGCTGGCGGGATTGCGACGCCCGCCGACGCAGCCTTGGTCCGCCAACTTGGAGCGGAAGCCGTGTTCGTTGGATCAGGAATCTTCATGGCTGACGGCCTGAATTTCTGCGAGCCGAAGGAAGCGGAGAAGCGAGCGAAAGCTATCGTCCGCGCCTGCACGCATTTTGACGATCCTAAAGTATTGCTTGAAGTCAGCGAGGACTTGATCGGTGCCATGAAGGGCTTGGCTGTAGCGGCAATGGCGGAAGCGGATATGTTGCAGACGAGGGGATGGTAG
- the pdxT gene encoding pyridoxal 5'-phosphate synthase glutaminase subunit PdxT — MKIGVLAIQGDYEAHKARLEQLDVEVTLVRKPEQLDAIDGIVIPGGESSTFLNFLAERGFLEKLRDFVSTKPTFGTCAGAILLARHVENPPQQSLAAMDIRIRRNAYGRQIDSSIREAQSKLGQKPLEMVFIRAPKIVGTGKGVEVLATAGGDPVLVRQGKIMAATFHPELSEDTRVHQEFVKMVKNGHRRK; from the coding sequence ATGAAAATCGGCGTCTTAGCCATCCAGGGTGACTATGAAGCGCACAAGGCGCGGCTGGAGCAGTTGGACGTCGAAGTCACGCTGGTGCGCAAACCCGAGCAACTTGATGCGATTGATGGCATTGTGATTCCCGGTGGCGAGTCCAGCACATTTCTGAATTTTCTGGCCGAGCGCGGATTCCTGGAAAAGCTGCGCGACTTTGTTTCCACCAAACCAACTTTCGGGACCTGCGCCGGCGCGATCCTGCTGGCCAGACATGTTGAGAACCCGCCGCAGCAATCGCTCGCAGCGATGGACATACGCATCCGCCGCAACGCCTACGGCCGCCAGATTGACAGCTCAATACGCGAAGCCCAGAGCAAGCTGGGACAAAAACCTCTGGAGATGGTGTTCATTCGCGCGCCTAAGATCGTGGGCACAGGAAAAGGCGTTGAGGTTTTGGCTACGGCAGGCGGCGATCCGGTACTGGTGCGCCAGGGGAAAATTATGGCTGCGACTTTCCATCCCGAATTATCGGAAGACACGCGTGTCCACCAGGAGTTCGTCAAGATGGTGAAGAATGGCCATCGGCGGAAATAA
- a CDS encoding cytochrome C oxidase subunit II — MAIGGNKSRALRLALLLIVLGCVYLFLARPYWFPAGASASSAPIDHQFKIAFWIFGTLFIVGHLVLIFVLSKKPQDDGRISRGSWRLEVTWTLAVTIIFFWFNISGEHLWSSIMPAENQAGEIEVEVTGAQFQWYFRYPGADGVFGRTDAQKFARPDEGNPLGIDPSDPAGRDDILSTAMVVPVGHSVHLHLRAQDVIHSLFIPAMRFKQDTVPGMEIHSHFTPTQTGSYEIACAELCGLGHYRMRAMVRVVSEEEFEKWLRAH, encoded by the coding sequence ATGGCCATCGGCGGAAATAAGTCTAGAGCTCTGCGGCTCGCCCTGCTGCTGATTGTCCTTGGCTGTGTCTATCTTTTCCTCGCTCGTCCATACTGGTTCCCTGCCGGGGCCTCCGCAAGTTCCGCGCCTATTGATCATCAATTCAAGATCGCCTTTTGGATATTTGGGACGCTGTTTATTGTCGGTCACCTTGTCCTGATCTTTGTTCTGTCAAAGAAGCCGCAGGACGATGGCAGGATATCCAGAGGAAGCTGGCGGCTGGAAGTCACCTGGACTCTTGCAGTCACGATCATCTTTTTCTGGTTCAACATTTCCGGCGAGCACTTGTGGTCAAGCATAATGCCTGCGGAGAATCAGGCGGGTGAGATCGAGGTTGAGGTCACAGGAGCGCAGTTCCAATGGTATTTCCGCTATCCCGGAGCTGACGGAGTTTTTGGTCGAACCGACGCACAGAAGTTTGCTCGCCCGGACGAAGGCAATCCGCTGGGCATTGATCCCAGCGATCCCGCCGGGCGAGACGACATTCTCTCTACGGCGATGGTTGTTCCCGTTGGTCACAGCGTGCACCTGCATCTGCGGGCGCAGGACGTGATTCACAGTCTTTTTATCCCAGCAATGCGCTTCAAGCAGGACACGGTCCCGGGAATGGAGATTCATTCACATTTCACTCCTACTCAGACAGGCAGCTATGAAATTGCGTGCGCTGAATTGTGCGGACTTGGGCACTATCGCATGCGCGCGATGGTGCGGGTGGTGAGCGAAGAGGAATTTGAGAAGTGGTTGAGAGCGCATTGA